A region of the Alligator mississippiensis isolate rAllMis1 chromosome 5, rAllMis1, whole genome shotgun sequence genome:
CTGGGGGCCTGTGGGTCACTGGCGTCGGGTGGTGCTGCGTGCCCTGCTCAGATTGCAGCAGAGTCACTGCCTTTCGCCTCCGGAGAGCCCCGGCCTCTGTGGGCAAGGCAGGGCCTGGTGCTGGGGATGGCTggtggcagggtcaggggtgatTGTTGGTTCCGTCCAGCCCCTGAccccggcccctgctccccaggcatACACACCGGACAAGCTcccacccagcagctgcatgATGGCCCCGGAGCTGACTCCTCCCAACCCGGCCAAGAGCCTGCTTGCCAAAGTCACCAAGACACTGTTTGGGAAGAAGAAACCCAGAGGTGAGCCCAGGGCTGCTCGGGGATTGCTccgtgcccagctgcagcccttcccacccctgccctgggctgggagccGCCCGCCGCGGTGTTGCAAACTGAGCCCTGCCTGGGAACTGGGAAGTGAAACTGGGGAGAAACTGCCCCGCCTGAGCCTGgaggccaggaggagctggggatgCAAGCCTGGACCAGGGGCACTGCGGCTGGGGAGCAGACgatgcagccctgcagctctgggagggcttGTGGGGGGTCCCTGAACGGGGTGCATCCCCTGCGCTGCCGGGCTGGTGTTGCCAGGCATCTTTGCTCACCAcctttccctccctgcagctAAGAAGGGCCCGGTGGAGGACAAAGATGACCTCTCCAAGCTGGTTGCTGGCTTCATGAAGACCTCGCTCTGCCGACAGACCAGCTACAAGACTATGGAGGGGAACGAGGTGCGGGGAGACATGGCCCCAGGATGGTGGTGTGCTTTGAGAAACCCCAGCCTCATgcatgggctggggctgagctgttgTCTCTCCCCAGGTTTCCCCCGGGTCAGGCCAGACGGCCTCCCTCAGCCCGGGCGAGACGCTGGCCGAGGAGGGCTCCCGCAAGTCCGTGTCCCGCTCGGCCGGAGGCACgatggccagcagctgtgaaGGTGGGTGATGAGCTGTGTCCAGAGCCCCCTGCTCGTGGCCTGGCCAGCCTCTTGTGCTCTGGGTAGGGGCTGCAGACCCCAGGAGGGGGCATGCAGTAGTGCTGGGGGTATCTGTGCTGGAGATGGATTCCCTgctgagagctgctggccagTGCAAACAGCTCAGCTGGGTATGGAGGGCTACAGACCAGCACCCCTCGCCTCCTACTGGGGACCCTGACCTGGGCAGAGCCCCTGTGCCCTGCGGCATCTCGGTGCCTAGCTCTCACGGCCTCTGTGCTGTGGCCTTGGGGTGTAAAACTCCTGCCTGGCTTTATCTAACCTTGCCTGTGCATCCCTGCAGCCCTCAACGACTGCGTCCCGGCCTCGGTGCTCGTCGAGTCAACCGTCAAGCTCCTGACCAGCTGCCTCTCCTCCATGCCTCCAGGTACGGGCAGCgctgggctagggccaggggTGGCGTGGCCGGGAATGGGTTTTAGTCTGTGCCAGGTGCCACCAGGACAAAGACTAGGCTGGGGCTCCCCTGCCTCCACTGGCAGCACCGTGCCCGGCTCTGCAGGACCCCGCtcaccccctcctctctcctccctgcagctgagaggaACCCGGCGTCCCTGGCCCAGCACGAGCCCTTCGTGTGGGTGAGCAAGTGGGTGGACTATTCCAACAAGTACGGCTTCGGCTACCAGCTCTCGGACCGTGCTGTCGGCGTCCTCTTCAACGACGGCACCCACATGGCCCTCTCCGCCAACCGCCGGTGAGAGCGGGGCTCTGGGCCCAGTCCTGGGGGCTGGTGGGACCCCCTGTCCTGGCTTTGGGGTGTGCGGGAGGTTGCCAGGAGCTCCTGGACATGCCCTCACCCCTCGTGCTCCCTGCAGCATGGTGCATTACCACCTGACCGGCAGCAAGCACGTGGCCTTCCGCGCCACGTCCGTGCCCCCCgcgctgcaggggcagctgggcaTCCTGCGGTACTTCACCTCCTACATGGAGCAGCGTCTCATGAAGGTGAGTGCTGCAGCACTGGAGGGAGGGGCCCTGGCAGTCCCATGgggtgtggggacaggtgggCGGTGGAGATGGGGTGCTGGATGTGGGGAGGTAGGTGCTGGGGCGCTCCCTTGGGCTCCCTTGGGCTGCAGAAGCAGTAGCCGGCATTGGCTGGGGCTCAGCCCTGGGTGCGTGGAAGTGCTACCCCGGTCCCtacccctgcaagcccagctgcccccatgggGGTGGGTGCATGCACCTGGGGTCCCTCGTGACTAACGCTGCCCTTGCCCTCGCAGGGTGGAGACCTGCCCAGCCTGGATGAGGGCAGGCAgccggccctgctgctgctgcagtgggtgaaGACCGACCTGGCCTTGCTTATGCTCTTTAGCAACGGCACCATCCAGGTGAGTGCGGGAGAGGGATGGAGAGGGCAGGGCGGGCGGGCGGacgtgcagggcaggagcaggctggctggggcatcccTGGAGCTGGTTTGGCAGGTCTGGCCTGGGCTCAGGGTCTTGCAGTCCTGGAGGCCTGCTTTGCAGTGGGTTGCTTATGTGGGACCCAGGGGGAAATGAGGGGTCCCCCTGAACAGTCTTGGAGCCTGTGGGGTGACGTGTATCTCCCCCCGCTGCCAGGTGAACTTCTACACGGACCACACCAAGGTGATCCTGAGCGAGGCTGCTGGCCTGCTCACCTACGTCAGCCGGGACCGTAGCTCCTACACCTACAAGCTGAACAGCCTgcgggagctgggctgcacccccGAGCTCCAGCGCCGCCTCCGCTACGTCCTCAAGCTGCTGCAGGACCAGGCTGAGACCTAGGCGCCGTCTGCACCTTTTCCCGGGCTCGCAACCTCCATTGCCCTCACAGCTGGCACCCGGCTCCCCCAGGGCCATCGTCACCGCTGGGCGAGGTGACCTTCTCTCCAGTCGGCTGCTGGCGCTCGGGTGGAGATGCTCCCGCTGGTGCTGTCAGCCGTGCActgggctggtgctggggtctgcttggGGGCACCTACTGCTTTGCCCCCAagtgcagcaagcagcagccacTCCCCAGTGGCACCACCCTGGTGTGGGAGTCTGTGCAAGCTCTGccttcaggctccagcccctggctgggctgggctgggcagggctggcgtCTTGGCAGCGGCCAGCGCTGCAGCATCTCCCAGGGCAAGATGCCTGCTGCCTCAGCCTGGCGCCTGCCGCGGCTGTCCTGGACACACTGCGTGACTCATGGAGAGTGTTTCGGGCTGCCTTGCGGCAGGATCACTACACTACGGAGGGGATTGGGGCCCTTCCCCGCAGGCCGTGGAGCGAGCTACCCCCCTGCCGTGCGTGGCCACGGTACGATGCTCTAACGAAGGCAGGGCCCCCCCGGGCGGCTCCTCtcccgccccctccctgcctgactttatttatggctgttatttatATGGTGTCTATTTATTGTGGCTCACATGGGCAAGGCCTGGCTGGGGTCTCCTTCTAATAAAGACTTCCTTTTTCTAAAGCAGGAGTCTGTGCTGCCTCGGCTCCCTCTCCCTGGGGCAGCGGGGTCAAGCCCCGCATGCTCTCCTCGTGCTCCTgcttgcccctgctgctctgtaCCCCCCGGGGTTCTGAACTGGGACCGGGGTCTCAGACCCCCTTGCAGCTAGCTTGCCCTTGGGGAGAggtctgcctccagctgctgtgcCCTACAGCTGGGGGTGTTTGGGTTGGTGGCTGCCTGCTTAAGACCCGCATGCCTGGCCCAGTTCTGGGTAGGAGGATGGCAGAGGGGATGCCTACCCATTCTCCCCCTATTCcctggggctggctccagcaccGGTTGCACCTGCTGTCCCCCATTATCCGCCCAACAAAGGAGCGGCTGAGCTGCAAGGTGGCCCCCACGCTCCCTCTGACTTGGGTGCCAGCTGCCCCAGCACCCCTCTAGCCCTGAGAggggggagatggggatggggacttgAGTCCTGGCAAAGCCTCCCCAGGCAGGGATTTCTGCCCCGTTATCCTGCCCCAGTGGGAGCTGGAGGCCCCGTACCTCTGCTTCCATCTCTGCTCCGCAAGCTGGGTTGAAACTGTCCGTGGGATATGCTGCAATGTGTGGCTCTTGGGGCAGAGGTCACCTCTCTGCAAGGTCAGCTACCACATCTGGCCGGTGGGCATGGCCCCGGGCTGTGGAGACCCCTGTGCCACCACCCCGCAGTGTGGTAAAGCCACTCCCTGGGGGGACCAGACACAGACACGGACCCAGCGATCGGGGGCAGCATCCTCTTTATTGCCAGCGGCCCCAGgactgcagctggagcatggtggGGCATGGCCCCGGCGTGATGCAGCTGCTACTCGTAGTAGAGCCCATGCACGGTGGCCACGGCGAAGAGGGAGGCGTTGGCAAAGGTGGCGGAGGCGAAGGTGTCACTCTCGGGGTCCCAGAGAGCACGACTGGCCACGCGCAGCCCCTgccgccccgcctgccccagcaccacgctGCACACCAGCTTGTAGCGTGGCGGTGCCAGGTCCTTGAGCTTCCCCCGCAGCCGCTCGGCCAGGCTCTGCGCCAGCTGCCCGCCCGCGCTGGGTGTATAGGCCACGTCCTGCAGGCAGGCGGCAAGCGTGGCCTCCAGCGCCTGTTGGGCCGGCGCGGCGTGGAAGCGGCAGCCCGGTGCTGGCCGCGTGCGGTAGGTGTTCTGGCACCGGGCCTCGGGCACGGGCGGGAAGAGTGGCAGGCCCGAGAAGCTGACGCGGGCCCCCGGTACCCACGGACCGTTGGAGAGCCGCTTtgcacccccacccagcaccaccgAGCTGCGCCGGCTGGCCATGGGCACCGCCAGGCTGCCACGGCgtgtgggcagggtgggcaggcgcCCCTCCTCTGTGCCCCGTGGCAGGGCCGGGGGCTCAGCCGGGTGGGAGCTGCGGCGGGGTGGGGTTGGGCCCCCTAGGCACGGGGCCGGTGGCTGCTGGGCCATGCTCAGGGTGGCACCTGGAAGGGAGTAGCGCCGGCCTTAGCAGCTCCGGgcccctggcagccagagaaaggcagggctccttgccctgctgcaaGCCTGGCTCAGGCGCTtgtgagcccagctccccccatgtCTGCCTGGGACCCCCGGGAGCCGCTTTGCAAGCAACCCCCCTCACTCCGCCTGCTTTTGTCCTGAGCAAACACCCGACCACGTTCCTCGATGTCTCCGGAGAAACGGGAGCGGGGCTGcaccatgcagcctgggaccatggtccccagcactgggggctgctccctgcacccagccACGGCCTCAAGCCTGGGGTTCGCCCGTGTCCCAAGTGCATCCATGTTGGGAGACATGGCCTGCTATTTAGAGCCCTGGGGCCAGCTCCGGGCCAAACGGCCTCGCTCCGGCCCGGGCAGACGGCACTGGGTGACCAGACACCGGCTGCA
Encoded here:
- the PLK3 gene encoding serine/threonine-protein kinase PLK3 isoform X2, coding for MTDLSSHKTYAVKVIPHSRVAKPHQRDKILHEIELHRDLHHKHVVKFSHHFEDAENIYIFLEHCSRKSLAHIWKARHTLLEPEVRYYLKQIISALKYLHLRGILHRDLKLGNFFINENMELKVGDFGLATRLDAADQKKTICGTPNYLAPEVLLRQGHGPASDVWSLGCVMYTLLCGSPPFETSDLKETYRCIKQVEYTLPAFLSASARQLLAGILRRSPHDRPTLEEILDHEFFRAYTPDKLPPSSCMMAPELTPPNPAKSLLAKVTKTLFGKKKPRAKKGPVEDKDDLSKLVAGFMKTSLCRQTSYKTMEGNEVSPGSGQTASLSPGETLAEEGSRKSVSRSAGGTMASSCEALNDCVPASVLVESTVKLLTSCLSSMPPAERNPASLAQHEPFVWVSKWVDYSNKYGFGYQLSDRAVGVLFNDGTHMALSANRRMVHYHLTGSKHVAFRATSVPPALQGQLGILRYFTSYMEQRLMKGGDLPSLDEGRQPALLLLQWVKTDLALLMLFSNGTIQVNFYTDHTKVILSEAAGLLTYVSRDRSSYTYKLNSLRELGCTPELQRRLRYVLKLLQDQAET
- the DYNLT4 gene encoding dynein light chain Tctex-type 4 isoform X2; protein product: MPCPALCRGSPWRPPARTGAGTGATLSMAQQPPAPCLGGPTPPRRSSHPAEPPALPRGTEEGRLPTLPTRRGSLAVPMASRRSSVVLGGGAKRLSNGPWVPGARVSFSGLPLFPPVPEARCQNTYRTRPAPGCRFHAAPAQQALEATLAACLQDVAYTPSAGGQLAQSLAERLRGKLKDLAPPRYKLVCSVVLGQAGRQGLRVASRALWDPESDTFASATFANASLFAVATVHGLYYE
- the PLK3 gene encoding serine/threonine-protein kinase PLK3 isoform X1 — translated: MEPVCAPAAFQPWLRPQPRPRPRPEPQHQPRAPPEPTRVIEDPGSGRSYGKGRLLGKGGFARCYEMTDLSSHKTYAVKVIPHSRVAKPHQRDKILHEIELHRDLHHKHVVKFSHHFEDAENIYIFLEHCSRKSLAHIWKARHTLLEPEVRYYLKQIISALKYLHLRGILHRDLKLGNFFINENMELKVGDFGLATRLDAADQKKTICGTPNYLAPEVLLRQGHGPASDVWSLGCVMYTLLCGSPPFETSDLKETYRCIKQVEYTLPAFLSASARQLLAGILRRSPHDRPTLEEILDHEFFRAYTPDKLPPSSCMMAPELTPPNPAKSLLAKVTKTLFGKKKPRAKKGPVEDKDDLSKLVAGFMKTSLCRQTSYKTMEGNEVSPGSGQTASLSPGETLAEEGSRKSVSRSAGGTMASSCEALNDCVPASVLVESTVKLLTSCLSSMPPAERNPASLAQHEPFVWVSKWVDYSNKYGFGYQLSDRAVGVLFNDGTHMALSANRRMVHYHLTGSKHVAFRATSVPPALQGQLGILRYFTSYMEQRLMKGGDLPSLDEGRQPALLLLQWVKTDLALLMLFSNGTIQVNFYTDHTKVILSEAAGLLTYVSRDRSSYTYKLNSLRELGCTPELQRRLRYVLKLLQDQAET
- the DYNLT4 gene encoding dynein light chain Tctex-type 4 isoform X1, producing the protein MALGGDGAGRAAGEPQARLSAGRIGGSSPLPQTTCPRGPAPGATLSMAQQPPAPCLGGPTPPRRSSHPAEPPALPRGTEEGRLPTLPTRRGSLAVPMASRRSSVVLGGGAKRLSNGPWVPGARVSFSGLPLFPPVPEARCQNTYRTRPAPGCRFHAAPAQQALEATLAACLQDVAYTPSAGGQLAQSLAERLRGKLKDLAPPRYKLVCSVVLGQAGRQGLRVASRALWDPESDTFASATFANASLFAVATVHGLYYE